The DNA window aatatacctattatatatttgattaaatattataataatgctAACCATTCAAACTAGCTTTAGAGTTGGATTGATAGCAGAGtagtttacttattttttacttaattttggatatttaaaaaattaggttatttaatttattaattaaaattttaatacaattaaaattttaataattatcttaaataattcctttttcttatcaaataatacattttttaaaaaagaaacccataaaaatcctaaaaaaacaCTCACGATCAAACAAACTCCTTAAACTGTTTGTCTATTTGGAAGGAAAAAATTGGTTTGATCTCATTTATTGAAAAGCAAATTATACTCTTAGTTAATGTTAGTTGTTCTTCTTGGGCAAAGAAAGGGGAAGGGAGACGAAGGCCTTGCTTAAGGGTTTAGTTTATTagctgaaatatatatatatatatatatatatatatatatatatatatatatatatatatatatatatatatatatatatatatataagataatctAACTAAAAGGAATGtgtataattttaagaaaaataaatgatgaatgaatatttgtttatatatatatatatatatatatatatatatatatatatatatatatatatatatatatatatatatatatatttaacttgttTAGATAATTTAGGATGTTATAATGAgaatttaataaatagttatttacCTAATATATTTAGGTATAACTTAAGAAAAGACAAACTAGTTTGATCATTCCCAAAATTATGTAAATTCTTAAACTAGAGCAGAAATCATATGTCAAAAGTTGTAGACATCTGAATATTCATACACAAGTAATTGTTGTTTCACTATTCAATCATAAACCATTTGAACAACAAATTAGTTGGGAGGAGGATGactttttatcataatttaaattgcGAATTgctattttagaaaaaatcttGGCCGCAAAAGGTGCACTCCAACATAAGAATGTCGACCGCAAAATCCTAACCGTTTTCTTGTCATTTATAAGACGAATATGATGCACACTATTCTTGTAACCTGATGTAGTAAACTACAAtacaaaaaaaagatattttaaaaattttaaaaaaaatcaaaagatgTAATTATCAAGAATACCTGCATTAAAGCGAACGCTGCGCATGACTTAATTGAGGAATATGAACTTCCTAACATGTCAACAAAACGTGCAATTTCGGCTCCActgaacaaacaaaatatttcaatttttttaagataaagtTAAAACTTgagattatattatatttatggaAATAATGCTTCCATTAGATACCTGCATTTCAATTGATGCACATCCCGTATACGAGCAAACTCGACAACTCGATACAAATCGATGGATGTTAAAGATAAATAATCGCATTTAAGTGTTTCATCATCCAAGAAACTGTTAATAAAATCTTCAATATGCTTCATTCCAATCCTTAAAGTCTTTGTTGGTTCATTAGATGAATTTCTATTCATAagaacatattattataaatgttccaaccatataataaatagaaacaaatattaaactaGTACCTTATAGTGTATATGCATCCTTCTGGGAGGGCATGAAAAATGTAAGCCATTACTAAAATAGCCAAGAATCTTGTTAGTTCAGATCCGGAAATCAAACAAATGCGTACAAGAACTTGAATCCCCTTTTTTTCAACTACACGAAGAGCGATTTCCGGTTTGAATACGAGATTCCAAAGGGTTCCCATTATAGTGACATGTATATCCTAAGCAAAATCAgtcaaatatttctttaaatgtAACTCACATTAagtatttcatattttgttaatatttttccGATCTCTAtcatttatcaattatttatttattctaaatagtTAACATAATATGTACTTACATCCTTAATAGAGAGGGCATGAGACATTAGACTTCTAGAACGTCTAAAATGTCCTATGaagataattaaattgttaaatgaaattgaaaatagtaaattcaacccaaaataaatgttaaaatctaaataaatagacttaattttttactttaccTATTGGATTTTGTGATCTCGTCTGAATTCTCTCCCCACTAGCTCTCTTCCATTTTATCCATGAATAATTGGTGATTTCCTTTGCTAAATAAACCTGTAAAATGGacattttttaagtataaactgaaattattataataaaaacaagtaatgACAATAAAttgacataatttattttaatttatttctttagttaattattgattttttatcaCAAGAGATATTTGACAATACAtaaaaatgtatgaatttttcatCTCTACttagaagaaaaatatattaggaGTTAAAAATGAAGTAAGATAaggaaaaaattattcaaaatgaaGATGGAACCTATATTGcaattacaaaaatatgaaacGGAAAAATAATGCCTAGATTGTGGAAACAAAACACAACACAAGAAACAAAGTCTAAACAGCGAGAGACAACTTATAAAAGTGGAAAACATAAGTGATTTGGTATTCTTAGACAATTTCCGAAGCTTGCTATTGTTTCCTATAATAGAGATGATTTTGTTGGAAATTATCGGGCATAATTTGTGGTGGAGACCAGAGTTTGGAAGAAAAATTCATTAAACTAGGCATCAaagtttttcatttatttgagaTTGGATTTCTCGATTGGTTGAACTTTTATGATACTTTACTAGTTTGTAGAATGTTTGGGGAAATCCGCGCTGAAATGCAAGGAGAAATTaggaaaaagataaaagaattatttttggcACCACAATCTTTAAGTCAGAGAGAGATGGATTCCATCATATGTGATCCATTTCTATTTTATTCCCTTTAGGTAGTTTTAGGCCATACACTCTAGTCTGAGTTGTTCCATCCCGATTAAGAGTGATTTAGATTTGTCAAAAACAATTGTAAAACTTTAGAGATAAACTCTCCCAAAAAGCTAATCGGATTATTCTATGATCCATTGGGGAGAATTTCACtcttattttttcattcttttaatttttcttgaGTTTGTTTTGTCGTTTGTGGAAATGATGAGACCAGGATTGAGTTTGATATAAAGTAAACTCGGCTATGTTTGGGAAAACCTACATTAAAATTCAAGGAGAAAttgacaaaaagaaaaaaagaattatttatggCACTACAATCTGAATCATTTCGACTTCATTCCCTTTGGATAGATTTAGGCCATACACTATAGTCTTCGATTGAGtgatttaaatttgttaaaaagaaTTGTGCGTAAAACCTTAGAGATAAACTCTCCCCAAAAGCTAATTGGATTATTCTATGGTCTATTGGGGGGAGAGTttcactcttattttttttcattctttcatttttcttgaGTTTGTCTTGCCGTTTGTGAAAGTGACGAGACATGGAATTAGCTTATATAAAGTGCGCTCGACTATGATTGGGAAAAATCCACATCAAAATGCAAGGAGAAattaacaaaaagaaataagaatTTTTTGTGGTACACAATCTCCGGGTATGGTATGTTGAGACCTAAGGGGATTCCATCATATCTAATTCATTTTGACTTTATTCCCTTTGGGTAGCTTTAGGCCAAACATTCTGGTCGGAGTTGTTTCATTCCAATTGAAAGTGATTTAGTTTTGTCAAAAAGAATAGTGAATAAAACCTGACAGAGAAACTCTCCTAAAAAGTTAATCGAATTATTCTACTATCCATGTATTAATTGGGGGAGTTCACTCTTGTTTTTtcattctttcaattttttcgAGTTTGTCTTGTCGTTTGTGAGAGTGATGAGACGAGGACtgagtttgagataaattaaattcaattatatttaagGACCCACATTAAAGTTCAAAGATAAATtagcaacaaaaaaaaattatttgtggCACCACTGTCCTCTCGTCCCAATTCATATTGAAACCAAATGGATTCATGCATCATATCTGATTCATTTCAACTTCATTCCATTGGGTATCTTTAGACCATCCATCATGGTTGGAGTTGTTCCATTTCGATTGAGAATAATTTAGGATTGTCaaaaaaattgtgattaaaGCTTTTTCGATCATATACTGTGTTGCTTTCCATGTTATTCTATTTTGTATAGTCAATTCAATGTGAAAACTTCATTGTATCCCTTATTTGTGAAAGGTCTCATCTAGTGGTAGAACTCatttcaactttgtaactttATGGTTGAAATGAAAATTGTGACtttaaattaattgacaaaAGAATCTACACCTAATaagaaaagatatatatataacttaaataagGAAACAATGAAAGtacatcataaaatatttacttaccAAAGTTTCAATGCCATCAACAGCTTCTCGGTTCCTTTCATCAAAAGACAAGTTACTAAGTGCCTCAACAGCTTCTTGACTGCACCAAAAATAACATTCACAATAATATATTGTTAGTGTAAATTTTATAAGctaatttatttagtatttgacttaattgtttttgttgatAATTCTTTTAGACTGAGTTTGTgtaatatgtaatatttaatatttaatatttaaatgagattatccaaaaaaatttacaaaaaagtATGAATTCACGATTATTaattgagttttatttatattaatacatatacaATAGTTACAAACATTTAAACTAAGTAACATTCCAAAGAAAATTGTTATAACAAATACCATGTATGTTTATCTGGTGAACGAATGAGTTGTACAAGTGCTTGAAGGGCACGTAATTTGTATCCAACTATTATATCGTTGTCATTTGTATGTGTATTTCCTATCAAGTTAGCAAAGACACAAACAacctacaaaaaaaattatatatataaacgatataaaaaataataaacagaCTATCACATGTGAAGACATATGTTGAATGCGATCATTTCGTAAATTAAATGTGAATTTGggttaaaatagttttatagagattctttcttttgaaaatagattttatattaCCAAATATTTATCAGAAAGCAAGTTTAAAaagacataaattattttacctgCTCCAATACTCCAACAAACACACAATCCTGAGTAATAGCCACAAGTGCATCTAAGCAACCATTTTTGCTAATTTCCACGTTTATTCTTTCATCTAATGTCATAATTGCTAGTGTACCAATAATATTTTTCTGTAAAAAAGTTTGTTCATAAGAAAATAGTgaagatgaataaaaataaaaatttattcaagTTAATTCTCTTCCAGAATGTCATAATTTAAGTGGAGATTTTTGTGAGTggtcaaatataaaaattaaataaagtgaaacaaataaataagacGAAGAATTTACCAACACATTTTCGCTTATAGAAGTCCATCTCTGCAAAAGGTTCTTCAATACTTCTAAGTCACCACACTCGAAAATAATACtctataaaagaaaaagttataaataactttttattagtTGGATAGTCGAAAAGAaagaattatgataaaaataacaACCTTATATTGATTCTTTGGCACCCTTTCACGCAAACACCTTAATGCATTACTAGCCTCTTCAAGGATAAATTTATTTCTAGACTCAAGCAATTTCATTAGAACTTCCATTCCTCTTTTGGCTGTCACACTCGCAAATTCTTCACTCGAAAACAACATATTTATTGcctgaaaaacaaatataattacaaCAGTTAGAAGAATGCAAATATCTAAATCCTCGCATTATATATTCTTACATACCTTAGCCATCTCTAATTTAACTCCTTCGCCGGATGATTTgactagatttaaaaaaattgttaccCAATCTACTATTGCCTCCACTCGTTGATCAATAATCGCATCATCACCCTCCTCTTTAAAATTAAGTGTCGCAAATTTTGGAATTATTCTAATTGCCCTTCTTTGTACCTCTTCTTCCAAACTTTTTAAAAACTTAGTTATGAAAGTTATACCTCCATAAGTCCAAAAATATCTCACTGGAAGATCATTGGTATTTGCAAAATGAAGAAGGCAACGCGATAAAACTTGTTCAATCCATGGCATGATcatgatattttgaaaatccaaCAATGTGGATGTGTAAGTTGGAATGGATATCAACTCTATACCCATTTCATTTCTAGGGCTAAAATTAATATCTTGCTCCATTTCCTCACAATCAAAAGCACATAATACCTTTAAAGTTGGAGAATAGGAAAGTAATCTATCAATAGCATTTGCACTAATGTCTGTTCTCGAGACATCTAATGCTAgcaaattttcaaacttaatcCAATGCTCTATAACATGATATGAATTCAACCGTTTTGTTCCAGCAATTGAGAGAAATTGAACTGATACGAGATTTGTCAGCGCTATCTCGTCCACTTTTCCACAATCCGTAAACGCAATTTCTACCAAACTGTGACAATTGCTACTTAGAGCATTAATCGCTATCGAGTTAACCTCTTTCACGCCTGAAAGCCAAAGCTTCTTGAGATTAAGACAGCACATAGCAATTGATTTGATTCCTTCACTACTGATTCCATTACAATAGCTAGAACCGAATTCAAGGATTTCAAGTAACTTATTCATATCAACAATTGTAGATAAAGTCATGTCATTAACTCTACCATAAAAGTTTCCGCTTAGCTCAATCAAAGTGCTTACTTTGAGACTGATTATGGCCTCAGCAGATTCTTCTCCTTCAAAATAAAGTTTCTGAAGGGAAGAACATCGAGAAGCAAGAGATGTGGCTGTAGAGATATCAAATTTGCGCGCTCGAAGATCAAGGGACCGCCATAAGCATGGAGAGGCAGCTAGAGACCACCAACTTTGACAGACAGATGATAAATTCACTCTATCGTGATCATTCAGAAGAGAAAAAAGTTGAATAACTGTATCACCTGGAAGTTCAGTCCAGTCCATGGTTGAATTCCAGCTCCGATCTCCTTGAACTTCG is part of the Impatiens glandulifera chromosome 1, dImpGla2.1, whole genome shotgun sequence genome and encodes:
- the LOC124912281 gene encoding protein ARABIDILLO 1-like: MNKRRVILTIPNDKAKEISTNNNEVQGDRSWNSTMDWTELPGDTVIQLFSLLNDHDRVNLSSVCQSWWSLAASPCLWRSLDLRARKFDISTATSLASRCSSLQKLYFEGEESAEAIISLKVSTLIELSGNFYGRVNDMTLSTIVDMNKLLEILEFGSSYCNGISSEGIKSIAMCCLNLKKLWLSGVKEVNSIAINALSSNCHSLVEIAFTDCGKVDEIALTNLVSVQFLSIAGTKRLNSYHVIEHWIKFENLLALDVSRTDISANAIDRLLSYSPTLKVLCAFDCEEMEQDINFSPRNEMGIELISIPTYTSTLLDFQNIMIMPWIEQVLSRCLLHFANTNDLPVRYFWTYGGITFITKFLKSLEEEVQRRAIRIIPKFATLNFKEEGDDAIIDQRVEAIVDWVTIFLNLVKSSGEGVKLEMAKAINMLFSSEEFASVTAKRGMEVLMKLLESRNKFILEEASNALRCLRERVPKNQYKSIIFECGDLEVLKNLLQRWTSISENVLKNIIGTLAIMTLDERINVEISKNGCLDALVAITQDCVFVGVLEQVVCVFANLIGNTHTNDNDIIVGYKLRALQALVQLIRSPDKHTCQEAVEALSNLSFDERNREAVDGIETLVYLAKEITNYSWIKWKRASGERIQTRSQNPIGHFRRSRSLMSHALSIKDDIHVTIMGTLWNLVFKPEIALRVVEKKGIQVLVRICLISGSELTRFLAILVMAYIFHALPEGCIYTIRNSSNEPTKTLRIGMKHIEDFINSFLDDETLKCDYLSLTSIDLYRVVEFARIRDVHQLKCSGAEIARFVDMLGSSYSSIKSCAAFALMQFTTSGYKNSVHHIRLINDKKTMSTTFDI